From the Quercus lobata isolate SW786 chromosome 6, ValleyOak3.0 Primary Assembly, whole genome shotgun sequence genome, one window contains:
- the LOC115950209 gene encoding uncharacterized protein LOC115950209, giving the protein MAEALLKAQKYMNAEEALATIDGADKNREKKKEKEDDRRGLKRDRVDRRNDDGNRRREDKNPRPSKFTPLVMPVDQILTEIRDDPSLKWPKPLHSAPGLRDKRKYCRFHKDHGYGQRSQPVNTRRDEDRPQPRPQSALGEIKTIAGGPTTGGSFKSLRKSYQRQVNSVHSIPPSKQRRTSEDLHFSEEDARCVKQAHDDPLVIMIMIEGFNTRRVLVDSGSSADIIYLPAFQQLKLDPKRLRPFESPLVSFSGDKVYPRGIVALTVTAGSFPLQVTNQHNFLIVDSPSSYNVIIGRPMLNR; this is encoded by the exons ATGGCCGAGGCGTTGTTGAAAGctcagaagtacatgaacgcggaaGAAGCCCTGGCAACTATTGACGGAGCAGATAAGAatagggaaaagaagaaagaaaaggaggacgATCGAAGAGGGCTAAAACGGGATCGGGTTGACAGACGAAATGACGATGGAAATCGAAGGAGGGAGGACAAAAACCCTCGTCCTTCAAAATTCACCCCGCTGGTGATGCCAGTCGATCAAATTCTAACGGAAATAAGGGACGACCCGTCCCTAAAGTGGCCAAAACCACTCCATTCAGCACCTGGATTGCGCGATAAGAGGAAATACTGCCGTTTCCACAAGGATCACGG GTACGGACAGAGAAGCCAGCCAGTTAATACACGGAGGGATGAAGATCGCCCCCAACCTCGTCCACAAAGCGCACTGGGGGAAATAAAGACTATTGCTGGGGGACCGACCACCGGGGGATCATTTAAGTCTCTCAGGAAATCATACCAAAGACAAGTAAACAGCGTCCACAGCATACCTCCATCAAAGCAAAGACGCACCAGTGAGGACTTGCATTTCTCTGAGGAAGATGCCAGATGTGTGAAGCAAGCCCATGATGACCCACTCGTCATTATGATCATGATCGAGGGGTTCAACACGCGAAGAGTCCTGGTCGACAGCGGAAGCTCAGCAGACATAATCTATCTTCCTGCTTTCCAACAACTGAAGCTCGACCCAAAAAGGCTCCGTCCTTTTGAGTCTCCCCTCGTCAGTTTCAGCGGAGACAAAGTATACCCCAGAGGAATCGTGGCGTTGACAGTAACTGCCGGGTCATTTCCCCTGCAGGTAACCAACCAGCACAATTTTCTAATAGTAGACTCACCCTCGTCCTACAACGTGATCATAGGGAGACCAATGCTTAATCGTTAG